One part of the Pseudomonas leptonychotis genome encodes these proteins:
- a CDS encoding acyl-CoA dehydrogenase — protein MLALWLLALLFGTAFLAHRRTPPLPALGIVAGFLLLMGVFSHAPVWLMGLLWLVLLAVALPLLLPQQRRSLFTSPLFTWFKRVLPPMSATERDAIEAGTVWWDGELFSGRPDWDTLLAYPKAQLTEEEQAFIDGPTEALCAMVSDWQIGQQMDLPAEAWAHIKEHGFFALIIPKQYGGKGFSAYAHSQVAMKLATRSGDLASTVMVPNSLGPAELLLHYGTEAQRDHYLPRLARGDDIPCFALTGPLAGSDAGAMPDSGIICKGQWQGEEVIGLRLNWEKRYITLGPVATLLGLAFKAYDPEHLLGEEEDLGISLALVPTETPGVEIGRRHLPLGAAFMNGPNAGKDVFIPLEYLIGGQEMLGKGWMMLMNCLSVGRSISLPAVGTGAAKFTSLTTGQYSQIREQFNVPLSAFEGIQEALARIGGNAWLMDSARILTANAVDLGEKPSVLSAILKYHLTERGRECISHAMDVHGGKGIIMGPNNYLARSWQGAPIFITVEGANILSRNLMIFGQGAIRCHPYVLKEMALANHEDQDQALKEFDELLLQHIGFAVSNAASSLLLSLGFGVFSQVPGDRISRPYFRALNRLAASFALLADTSMMILGGELKRRERLSARLGDVLSHLYLASAALKRYHDLGYPEHSQPMLCWAMEESLCKAEQALEELLSNFPSKLLGCALRVLVLPLGRRHKGPSDELDAQVAAIIGRNSGDPALEELLEGCYRPQAEQDAVGALQYAMNQLQDAHSLQKKLHKAVKAGQVQEQPGQSLIDAALAAGVLSADEAQSLHQAEAARRVVIDVDDFAKEELTLSPGKVR, from the coding sequence ATGCTCGCTCTCTGGTTACTCGCCTTGCTATTCGGCACGGCCTTTCTCGCCCATCGGCGTACGCCCCCACTTCCCGCCTTGGGCATAGTGGCTGGTTTTCTGCTTCTGATGGGTGTGTTCAGCCATGCCCCGGTTTGGCTGATGGGCCTGTTGTGGCTGGTACTGCTGGCCGTGGCTTTACCTTTGTTACTGCCGCAGCAACGCCGCAGCCTCTTCACCTCGCCATTGTTTACCTGGTTCAAACGTGTATTGCCGCCGATGTCAGCCACCGAACGCGATGCTATTGAAGCGGGTACGGTGTGGTGGGATGGTGAGCTGTTTAGCGGGCGGCCTGACTGGGACACCCTACTCGCCTACCCCAAAGCGCAACTCACTGAGGAGGAACAAGCGTTTATCGATGGCCCGACAGAAGCACTCTGCGCCATGGTCAGTGACTGGCAGATCGGCCAGCAGATGGACCTTCCTGCCGAGGCCTGGGCACATATCAAGGAGCACGGTTTCTTCGCGCTAATCATTCCCAAGCAGTATGGCGGCAAGGGCTTTTCCGCCTACGCCCACTCCCAAGTGGCGATGAAGCTAGCGACCCGTTCCGGCGATCTCGCCTCGACCGTGATGGTGCCCAACTCTTTGGGCCCTGCCGAACTGCTGCTGCACTACGGCACCGAGGCGCAGCGTGATCATTACCTACCGCGCCTGGCCCGTGGTGACGATATCCCCTGCTTCGCCCTCACCGGCCCATTGGCAGGCTCCGACGCCGGCGCCATGCCGGACAGCGGGATCATCTGCAAAGGCCAATGGCAAGGTGAGGAAGTCATCGGCCTGCGCCTGAATTGGGAAAAACGCTACATCACCCTCGGCCCGGTCGCGACCCTGCTCGGCCTGGCATTTAAGGCTTACGATCCCGAGCACCTGTTAGGTGAAGAGGAAGATCTAGGTATTAGTTTGGCCCTGGTGCCTACCGAAACGCCGGGCGTGGAAATCGGACGCCGTCACCTGCCACTTGGCGCGGCCTTTATGAACGGCCCTAACGCCGGCAAGGATGTGTTTATCCCGCTGGAATACCTGATCGGCGGCCAGGAGATGCTCGGTAAGGGTTGGATGATGCTGATGAACTGCCTGTCCGTGGGCCGCTCCATCTCGCTCCCAGCAGTCGGCACTGGTGCTGCCAAATTCACCAGCCTGACCACCGGCCAGTACAGCCAGATTCGTGAGCAATTCAACGTACCGCTCTCGGCCTTTGAAGGCATTCAAGAGGCTCTGGCGCGGATCGGCGGCAACGCCTGGTTGATGGACAGCGCCCGGATCCTCACCGCCAACGCAGTGGATCTGGGGGAAAAACCCTCAGTCCTTTCGGCCATCCTCAAGTACCACCTGACCGAACGCGGCCGTGAGTGCATCAGCCACGCCATGGATGTGCACGGCGGCAAGGGCATCATCATGGGCCCGAACAACTACCTGGCGCGCTCCTGGCAAGGCGCCCCAATTTTCATCACCGTGGAGGGAGCCAATATCCTTTCACGCAATCTGATGATCTTTGGTCAGGGTGCGATTCGTTGCCATCCCTACGTGCTTAAAGAAATGGCCCTGGCCAACCATGAGGATCAGGATCAGGCGCTCAAAGAGTTCGACGAGCTGCTACTGCAACACATCGGCTTTGCCGTCAGCAATGCCGCCAGCAGCCTGTTGCTCAGCCTTGGGTTCGGGGTATTTAGCCAAGTGCCGGGCGACCGTATCAGCCGCCCTTACTTCCGCGCACTCAATCGCCTAGCCGCCTCGTTTGCTCTGCTGGCAGACACCAGCATGATGATTTTGGGTGGCGAGCTAAAACGCCGTGAGCGCTTGTCTGCGCGACTGGGCGATGTGCTCAGCCACCTGTATCTGGCATCGGCAGCACTCAAGCGTTATCACGACCTCGGTTACCCGGAACATTCCCAGCCCATGCTGTGTTGGGCCATGGAAGAAAGCCTGTGCAAAGCCGAACAAGCGCTGGAAGAGCTGCTCAGCAACTTCCCCAGCAAGCTGCTCGGCTGCGCCTTGCGCGTTCTGGTCTTGCCGCTGGGTCGCCGCCATAAAGGTCCAAGCGATGAACTCGACGCACAAGTGGCCGCCATTATCGGCCGTAACAGCGGCGACCCCGCCCTAGAGGAACTGCTCGAAGGCTGCTATCGCCCACAAGCCGAGCAGGACGCGGTGGGGGCTCTGCAATACGCGATGAACCAACTGCAAGATGCACACAGCCTGCAGAAAAAACTGCACAAAGCCGTTAAGGCCGGTCAGGTGCAAGAGCAGCCAGGACAGAGCTTGATTGATGCTGCGCTGGCCGCTGGTGTGCTTAGCGCCGATGAAGCACAGAGCCTGCATCAGGCCGAAGCAGCGCGCCGAGTAGTAATTGATGTGGATGACTTCGCCAAAGAGGAGCTAACCCTCAGTCCCGGCAAGGTGCGTTAG
- a CDS encoding efflux RND transporter permease subunit translates to MTLSDICIRRPVFATVLSLIVVLLGLMAYDRLAVREYPNIDVPIVTVNVTYPGASPEIMESQVAQPIEDVLSGIEGLDFVSSISRSENTQITAQFRLGSNSDEAANDVRDRLGRVRGLLPDEIAEPIVQKVEADAQPVIWLAFYSERYSAMEITDVLERVIKDRLQTIPGVSEVQIRGARTFAMRIWLDPEKLAAHNLTVQDVEDALRRQNVEIPAGRIESQQREFTVLSETDMNTPEQFNQLILDDSRGYLLRLADVGHAEIGAADERSIVRYKGQPAVSMGMIKQATANPLDISDGLAAAMPDVRALLPQGMLMAVANDNSLFIRESIDNVFITIWEAVGLVILIIFIFLRSLRATLIPLVTIPVSLIGAFALMSLMGFTINTLTLLAMVLAIGLVVDDAIVMLENIHRHIEEGMQPLQAALKGSREIAFAVIAMTLTLAAVFAPIGFMQGTTGKLFTEFAWTLAGAVLVSGFVALTLTPMMCALLLKPHQAGERHNRLYNLIEDFLNGLTYRYKHLLAKALSAWVLVVGVLLLTVVACILLFSGLKSELAPTEDTGTIIGVFNGPDGATIGYTGRYAREIEAAYASIAETNRYMVIAGFPTVAQGISFMKLEDWADRSRSQFEIRNELLPKLQDIAGVRAFPVNRPPLGQSARNQPVNFVIRSSMEYSELQGYVDELLSALRDYPGLESLDSDLKLNAPQLKVAVNREQAVSVGTDVATIGRSLESLFGSRQVTRFKQNGEQYDVLVQLQGVDRSSPDDLNRVYVRGRDDSMVQLSNLIEVRETVAPRELNHFNQLRAVTVSANVGSGYTLGEALAHLERTARTVFPAETQYDYTGTSRDFKESSAGIALIFALALAFIFLVLAAQFESFTDPLIILFSVPLSMAGALLALTLFGGTLNIYSQIGLVTLIGLITKHGILIVEFANVLLRQGHELRGAVIEASVQRLRPILMTTGAMVLGSLPLAIATGAGAESRQQIGMVIVGGLLVGTFFTLFVIPTLYMLLRRWRPIKQLNEDVAVA, encoded by the coding sequence ATGACCCTGTCGGACATCTGCATCCGCCGGCCGGTGTTTGCCACTGTACTGTCGTTGATTGTGGTGCTGCTCGGCTTGATGGCTTATGACCGCCTGGCCGTGCGTGAATACCCCAATATCGACGTACCGATTGTTACGGTTAACGTCACCTATCCCGGTGCCAGCCCGGAAATCATGGAGTCCCAAGTTGCTCAGCCGATCGAGGACGTGTTGTCGGGTATTGAGGGGCTGGATTTTGTCAGCTCCATCAGCCGCTCGGAAAACACCCAGATCACCGCGCAGTTTCGTCTGGGCAGCAACTCCGATGAAGCGGCGAACGATGTGCGCGACCGCTTGGGGCGCGTGCGCGGTTTGCTCCCGGATGAAATCGCCGAGCCTATCGTGCAGAAGGTTGAAGCCGACGCTCAACCGGTAATCTGGCTGGCGTTCTACAGCGAGCGCTACAGTGCCATGGAAATCACCGACGTGCTGGAGCGGGTGATCAAGGATCGCTTACAGACCATCCCCGGCGTCTCCGAAGTGCAGATTCGCGGGGCCCGCACCTTCGCCATGCGCATCTGGTTGGATCCGGAGAAGCTCGCCGCGCACAACCTCACCGTGCAGGACGTGGAAGACGCCCTGCGCCGGCAGAACGTGGAAATTCCGGCTGGACGTATCGAGTCGCAGCAACGTGAATTTACCGTGCTGTCGGAAACCGATATGAACACCCCGGAGCAGTTCAATCAGCTGATTCTGGATGACTCGCGCGGTTACCTGTTGCGCCTGGCTGATGTTGGGCATGCCGAAATCGGCGCTGCGGACGAGCGCAGTATCGTCCGTTACAAGGGCCAGCCAGCCGTGTCGATGGGCATGATCAAGCAAGCCACCGCCAACCCGCTGGATATTTCTGATGGCCTGGCTGCAGCCATGCCCGATGTGCGTGCCTTGTTGCCGCAAGGGATGCTGATGGCGGTGGCCAACGACAACTCGCTGTTTATTCGCGAGTCGATCGACAACGTGTTTATTACCATCTGGGAAGCGGTGGGGCTGGTCATCCTGATCATCTTTATCTTCCTGCGTTCGTTGCGCGCCACCCTCATTCCGCTGGTGACCATTCCGGTGTCGCTGATCGGTGCGTTTGCCTTGATGAGCCTGATGGGTTTCACCATCAATACCCTGACGCTGTTGGCGATGGTGCTGGCTATCGGCCTGGTGGTGGATGATGCCATCGTTATGCTGGAGAACATCCACCGACATATCGAGGAGGGCATGCAGCCGCTGCAGGCTGCGCTCAAGGGCAGTCGCGAGATCGCCTTTGCGGTGATCGCCATGACCCTGACCCTGGCCGCGGTATTCGCCCCCATCGGCTTTATGCAGGGCACCACCGGCAAGCTGTTTACCGAGTTCGCCTGGACCCTGGCCGGCGCGGTGCTGGTGTCCGGTTTTGTCGCCCTGACCCTCACTCCGATGATGTGCGCGCTGTTGCTCAAACCGCATCAGGCCGGCGAACGGCATAATCGCCTGTACAACCTGATCGAAGACTTTCTCAACGGTCTGACCTATCGCTATAAACACCTGCTGGCCAAGGCGCTGAGTGCCTGGGTGTTGGTGGTGGGTGTGCTGCTGTTGACTGTGGTGGCCTGCATACTGCTGTTTTCCGGGCTGAAGTCCGAGCTGGCGCCAACCGAGGACACCGGCACCATTATCGGCGTGTTCAACGGCCCGGATGGCGCCACCATTGGCTACACCGGGCGTTATGCCCGCGAGATCGAAGCGGCTTACGCCAGCATCGCGGAGACCAACCGTTATATGGTCATCGCCGGCTTCCCGACTGTGGCTCAGGGTATTTCCTTTATGAAGCTGGAAGATTGGGCCGACCGTTCACGCAGTCAGTTCGAGATTCGCAACGAGCTGTTGCCCAAACTGCAGGATATCGCCGGGGTACGGGCCTTCCCGGTCAATCGGCCGCCGTTGGGGCAGAGCGCGCGTAATCAACCGGTGAATTTCGTGATTCGCTCGTCCATGGAGTACAGCGAGCTGCAAGGCTATGTCGATGAACTGCTCAGTGCGTTGCGTGATTATCCGGGGCTGGAAAGCCTGGACAGCGATCTGAAACTCAACGCGCCGCAGCTCAAGGTCGCGGTTAATCGCGAGCAGGCCGTAAGCGTCGGTACCGATGTGGCGACCATCGGCCGCAGCCTGGAAAGCCTGTTCGGCAGCCGCCAGGTGACGCGCTTCAAACAGAATGGCGAACAGTACGACGTGCTGGTGCAGTTGCAAGGCGTGGATCGCAGCAGCCCCGATGACCTCAACCGGGTCTATGTGCGCGGCCGCGATGACAGCATGGTGCAGCTGTCCAACCTGATCGAGGTCCGCGAGACCGTGGCGCCGCGTGAGCTCAACCACTTCAACCAACTACGTGCGGTAACGGTGAGTGCCAATGTTGGCAGCGGCTACACCCTCGGCGAGGCCCTGGCGCATCTGGAAAGGACAGCGCGCACGGTGTTCCCGGCCGAGACCCAGTACGACTACACCGGTACGTCGCGAGACTTCAAAGAGTCGAGTGCCGGTATCGCGCTGATCTTTGCCTTGGCTCTGGCGTTTATCTTCCTGGTGCTGGCGGCGCAATTCGAGAGCTTTACCGACCCGCTGATCATCCTCTTCAGCGTGCCGTTGTCGATGGCCGGCGCCTTGCTGGCGCTGACCCTGTTCGGCGGCACGCTGAATATCTACTCGCAGATCGGTCTGGTGACGCTGATTGGTTTGATCACTAAACACGGCATCTTGATCGTCGAGTTCGCCAACGTGCTGCTGCGTCAGGGCCATGAGTTGCGTGGTGCGGTGATTGAGGCGTCGGTGCAGCGTTTACGCCCCATCTTGATGACCACCGGAGCGATGGTGCTGGGCTCGCTGCCGTTGGCAATTGCCACCGGCGCTGGCGCGGAAAGCCGTCAGCAGATCGGTATGGTGATAGTCGGCGGCCTGTTGGTCGGCACCTTCTTCACCCTGTTCGTCATCCCGACCCTGTATATGCTGCTGCGCCGCTGGCGCCCAATCAAACAGCTGAATGAGGATGTGGCGGTTGCGTAG
- a CDS encoding ABC transporter ATP-binding protein, producing the protein MSTALSIRQLTKTYGNGFQALHGIDLDVAEGDFYALLGPNGAGKSTTIGILSTLVTKSSGTVNVFGHDLDKQPSALKRCLGVVPQEFNFNQFEKAFDIVVTQAGYYGIPAKIAKERAEQYLNQLGLWGKHDVPSRELSGGMKRRLMIARALVHQPRLLILDEPTAGVDIELRRSMWSFLTELNQQGITIILTTHYLEEAEQLCRNIGIIDHGRIVQNTSMKDLLKTLHVETFLLDLKESLLVPPQLVGYPSQLLDHHTLEVQVDKAQGVTELFRQLALQNIEVLSLRNKTNRLEELFVSLVEKNLAGGAA; encoded by the coding sequence ATGAGTACTGCTCTGTCCATTCGCCAGTTGACCAAGACTTACGGCAACGGCTTCCAGGCACTTCACGGCATTGATCTGGATGTAGCTGAAGGCGACTTTTATGCCTTGCTCGGCCCTAACGGTGCCGGTAAGTCCACCACCATTGGCATTCTTTCGACCTTGGTGACCAAAAGCAGCGGCACAGTCAATGTGTTCGGCCATGACCTCGACAAGCAACCCTCGGCGCTTAAGCGCTGCCTGGGTGTGGTGCCGCAGGAGTTCAACTTCAACCAGTTCGAGAAGGCCTTCGACATCGTCGTGACCCAGGCCGGCTATTACGGCATCCCTGCCAAAATTGCCAAGGAACGCGCCGAGCAATACCTCAATCAGCTTGGTCTGTGGGGTAAGCATGACGTGCCGTCCCGTGAGCTTTCCGGCGGTATGAAGCGTCGTCTGATGATCGCCCGTGCCTTGGTGCATCAACCGCGCTTGTTGATTCTCGATGAGCCGACTGCCGGGGTGGATATCGAACTGCGCCGTTCGATGTGGAGCTTTCTTACCGAACTGAACCAGCAAGGCATCACCATTATTCTGACTACCCATTACCTGGAAGAGGCCGAGCAGCTGTGCCGCAATATCGGCATCATCGACCACGGGCGGATTGTCCAGAATACCAGCATGAAAGACTTGCTGAAGACGCTGCACGTGGAGACTTTCCTGCTCGACTTGAAAGAGTCGCTGCTGGTACCGCCGCAGCTAGTGGGCTATCCGTCGCAACTGCTGGATCACCACACCCTTGAGGTGCAAGTGGACAAAGCTCAGGGCGTTACCGAGTTGTTCCGCCAGTTAGCCCTGCAAAATATTGAGGTGCTCAGCTTGCGCAATAAAACCAATCGCCTGGAGGAGTTATTTGTGTCTCTGGTAGAGAAGAACCTGGCGGGGGGCGCGGCATGA
- a CDS encoding glutathione S-transferase family protein, with product MLKIWGRKNSNNVRKALWCAQEVGVPYEAIDAGGAFGVVNEPAYLAMNPNGLVPVIEDDGLVLWESNAIVRYLAAQYADGELYAKDPKQRAQADKWMDWTTSTLATPFRDLFLGTLRTPPEQRNHAVIAAALTRCGELLEAADQALATQPYLSGASFGMGDIPLGCFIYAWFEMPIERPPLPHLQAWYTRLQERPAYRTSVMTALT from the coding sequence ATGCTGAAAATTTGGGGGCGCAAGAACTCCAACAATGTGCGCAAGGCATTGTGGTGTGCGCAAGAGGTCGGCGTGCCGTATGAAGCAATCGATGCGGGTGGAGCGTTTGGCGTGGTCAATGAGCCGGCCTACCTCGCGATGAACCCCAATGGCCTGGTGCCGGTCATTGAAGACGACGGCCTGGTGTTGTGGGAATCCAATGCCATCGTTCGCTATCTGGCGGCGCAATACGCTGACGGCGAGTTATATGCCAAAGATCCTAAACAGCGTGCCCAGGCGGATAAATGGATGGACTGGACTACATCCACGCTGGCCACACCGTTTCGCGATCTATTTTTGGGCACTCTGCGTACCCCGCCTGAGCAACGCAATCATGCCGTCATTGCGGCCGCACTCACGCGCTGTGGCGAGTTGCTGGAAGCGGCAGATCAAGCGTTAGCCACGCAACCCTATCTCTCGGGCGCCAGCTTCGGCATGGGCGATATTCCGCTAGGTTGCTTTATCTACGCGTGGTTTGAGATGCCCATTGAGCGGCCACCGCTGCCTCATCTGCAGGCTTGGTACACACGTTTGCAGGAGCGCCCGGCCTATCGGACGTCTGTGATGACGGCGCTGACCTAG
- a CDS encoding transglutaminase-like domain-containing protein, with product MPEYLEPGRFIDSDHPALVEFAEKFRGASRDPREQAVNLYYAVRDEIRYNPYVFSRDVETLKASHALQAGESYCVPKANLLAACARHCGIPSRIGLADVRNHLATPRLLELLRSEVFAMHGYTELYLEGRWVKATPAFNLALCQLLKVTPLEFDGIHDSVFQPYNEQGQRHMEYVREHGHFTDVPVPLFFGHLQQCYPHLFSDDAPPVVGDMHREAQG from the coding sequence ATGCCTGAATACCTTGAGCCCGGCCGCTTCATCGATAGTGACCACCCAGCGCTGGTGGAGTTCGCAGAAAAATTTCGCGGGGCCAGCCGCGACCCGCGTGAGCAGGCCGTCAATCTGTATTACGCGGTACGTGATGAGATTCGTTACAACCCCTACGTCTTCAGCCGCGATGTCGAGACCTTGAAGGCCAGTCACGCACTTCAGGCGGGGGAAAGTTACTGTGTGCCCAAAGCTAATTTGCTGGCGGCCTGCGCCCGGCATTGCGGCATTCCCTCGCGGATTGGCCTGGCCGATGTGCGTAATCACCTGGCCACACCGCGTTTGCTGGAATTGCTGCGCAGTGAGGTGTTTGCCATGCATGGTTATACCGAGCTGTACTTGGAGGGGCGCTGGGTCAAAGCTACGCCGGCGTTTAATTTGGCCCTGTGTCAGCTGCTCAAGGTTACGCCGCTGGAGTTCGATGGTATTCACGACAGCGTATTCCAGCCCTATAACGAGCAAGGCCAACGGCATATGGAGTATGTGCGCGAACATGGTCACTTTACTGATGTGCCAGTGCCGCTTTTTTTCGGCCATTTACAACAGTGTTACCCGCATTTATTCAGCGACGATGCACCGCCGGTAGTGGGTGATATGCACCGCGAGGCCCAGGGTTAA
- a CDS encoding efflux RND transporter periplasmic adaptor subunit, whose protein sequence is MFVRAPALLVAFALLCSLSSIQAYANEGPLVEVVKVERNLVRDELVTFGSLRPDESVMIRPEIAGRIAQLHFREGQRIEAGALLVSLDDSIARAELAQAQANLNLAENNFNRAQMLFKRGASNAQALDEANAQQQASRASLALSQARLDKTRILAPYDGVLGLRQVSPGDYLSEGQDIVNLEVLDPLKVDFRIPQKAVSQIRLKQVIEISLDAYPGERFTGEIFAINPRLDEAGRSQAIRAHISNRDGRLSPGQFVRVSVILAERPNALVIPEEAIMPVGEQLLVNLVVEGKVELREVKLGKRLAGKVEVLEGLQGDETLISAGWQKVRAGASVRTKVVEQAP, encoded by the coding sequence ATGTTCGTCCGTGCACCTGCTTTGCTCGTCGCTTTTGCTCTGCTGTGTTCCCTTAGCAGTATCCAGGCGTATGCCAATGAAGGGCCACTGGTTGAAGTGGTCAAGGTTGAGCGAAATCTGGTGCGCGACGAGCTGGTGACCTTCGGTTCGCTGCGCCCGGACGAATCAGTGATGATTCGCCCGGAAATCGCCGGTCGGATCGCGCAGCTGCATTTTCGTGAAGGCCAGCGCATTGAGGCCGGCGCGTTGCTGGTGAGCCTGGATGATTCGATTGCCCGGGCCGAACTGGCTCAAGCGCAGGCCAACCTCAACCTGGCAGAAAACAACTTCAACCGCGCACAGATGCTGTTCAAGCGCGGAGCCAGTAATGCCCAAGCGCTGGATGAAGCCAATGCCCAGCAGCAGGCTTCACGGGCTAGTCTGGCGTTGTCGCAGGCACGCCTGGATAAAACCCGCATTCTGGCGCCGTACGACGGCGTGCTGGGCCTGCGTCAGGTTAGCCCTGGCGATTACCTCAGCGAAGGCCAGGACATTGTCAATCTAGAGGTGCTTGATCCGCTCAAGGTGGACTTTCGCATTCCGCAAAAAGCCGTGAGCCAGATCCGCCTCAAGCAGGTTATCGAAATTAGTTTGGATGCTTATCCCGGTGAGCGTTTTACCGGCGAGATCTTTGCCATCAATCCGCGCCTGGATGAAGCCGGGCGCAGCCAGGCGATTCGCGCCCACATCAGCAACCGCGATGGCCGCCTGAGCCCAGGGCAATTCGTGCGGGTGTCGGTGATTCTCGCCGAACGACCCAACGCCTTGGTGATCCCAGAAGAGGCCATCATGCCAGTGGGCGAGCAACTGCTGGTTAACCTGGTGGTCGAGGGTAAGGTCGAGTTGCGCGAGGTCAAACTGGGTAAGCGCCTGGCGGGCAAAGTCGAGGTGCTGGAAGGCTTGCAGGGTGATGAAACCTTGATTAGCGCCGGTTGGCAGAAAGTCCGTGCCGGCGCGTCGGTACGCACCAAGGTGGTGGAGCAAGCGCCATGA
- a CDS encoding PA2817 family protein — MANVHIDHHLALLQHLRTILVALGEAEQILDDSHAMYLERYDELLADLPSDPEASLYLGQDLISQIFQRYPQIAHLVPRDLLWFFGGDCLHFMPDDEIEMYQALEERRFYALENDEPFDWNQEKQLLAMPAQGSTH, encoded by the coding sequence ATGGCTAACGTTCACATCGACCACCACCTCGCACTGCTCCAGCACTTGCGCACCATCCTGGTGGCCTTGGGCGAAGCCGAGCAGATTCTCGATGACAGCCACGCCATGTACCTGGAGCGCTACGACGAATTGCTCGCTGACTTGCCGAGCGACCCGGAAGCCAGCCTCTACCTGGGCCAAGACCTGATCAGCCAGATTTTCCAGCGCTACCCGCAGATTGCCCACTTGGTGCCACGCGATCTGCTGTGGTTCTTCGGTGGCGACTGCCTGCACTTTATGCCGGATGACGAAATCGAAATGTATCAGGCCCTCGAAGAACGTCGCTTCTACGCCCTGGAAAACGACGAACCATTCGACTGGAACCAGGAAAAACAGCTGCTGGCCATGCCCGCCCAGGGCAGCACGCACTAG
- the mazG gene encoding nucleoside triphosphate pyrophosphohydrolase — MYQLDDLLHLMARLRDPQYGCPWDLKQNYATIVPHTIEEAYEVADAIERGDFDHLPGELGDLLFQVVYYSQLAREEGRFEFAQVVDGITTKLIRRHPHVFPDGDLYGAVDVPKLDEAAVKQRWEAIKAEERAEHAAAPEQLSLLDDVPNALPSLSRAIKLQKRAAQVGFDWPEALPVVDKVREELDEVLEAMSENDPEAIQEEIGDLLFVVSNLARHLKVDPETALRAANGKFERRFRFIEQALREQGRAMQDCALEELDALWGEAKKLEKLTPSC, encoded by the coding sequence ATGTACCAACTCGACGATCTTCTGCACCTGATGGCCCGGCTGCGTGACCCGCAGTACGGATGCCCGTGGGACCTTAAACAGAACTACGCGACGATCGTGCCGCACACGATTGAGGAGGCATACGAAGTCGCCGATGCCATTGAGCGAGGCGACTTCGATCACCTGCCTGGCGAGCTGGGCGATTTACTGTTTCAGGTGGTGTATTACAGCCAGCTGGCGCGCGAGGAAGGGCGCTTCGAATTTGCCCAGGTGGTCGATGGCATTACCACCAAGTTGATTCGTCGTCATCCTCATGTGTTCCCCGATGGTGATCTGTATGGCGCAGTGGATGTGCCCAAGCTCGATGAAGCCGCCGTCAAGCAGCGCTGGGAGGCGATCAAGGCCGAGGAGCGTGCCGAACACGCGGCGGCTCCTGAACAGTTGTCGCTGCTCGATGATGTGCCCAACGCTTTGCCATCGCTAAGCCGGGCGATCAAGTTGCAAAAGCGCGCCGCTCAAGTCGGTTTCGACTGGCCTGAAGCGCTGCCGGTCGTCGATAAAGTGCGTGAAGAGCTGGATGAAGTGCTCGAAGCTATGAGCGAAAACGATCCAGAGGCGATTCAGGAGGAGATCGGCGACCTGTTGTTTGTGGTCAGCAACTTGGCCCGTCACTTGAAAGTTGACCCTGAAACGGCGCTGCGCGCAGCGAATGGCAAGTTCGAACGGCGCTTCCGTTTTATCGAACAGGCCTTGCGTGAGCAGGGGCGAGCTATGCAAGATTGCGCCTTGGAAGAGCTGGATGCGCTGTGGGGCGAAGCCAAGAAGCTGGAAAAGCTGACTCCCAGCTGCTGA
- a CDS encoding ABC transporter permease, protein MNSELAANMVALRTIVYREIRRFTRIWPQTLLPPAITMVLYFVIFGNLIGRQIGDMAGFTYMEYIVPGLIMMSVITNSYGNVVSSFFGSKFQRSIEELMVSPVSPHIILTGYVVGGVLRGLAVGFIVTLLSLFFTKLQVHHLGITVLVVLLTATIFSLGGFINAVFARNFDDISIIPTFVLTPLTYLGGVFYSITLLPPFWQTVSLANPVLHMVNAFRYGILGVSDIRIGVAISFMLVATAVLYGVCIRLLVSGRGMRQ, encoded by the coding sequence CTGAACTCAGAACTGGCCGCCAATATGGTGGCGCTGCGCACCATCGTTTACCGCGAAATTCGCCGTTTCACCCGTATCTGGCCGCAGACCTTGCTGCCGCCAGCGATCACCATGGTTCTGTACTTCGTGATCTTCGGCAACCTGATTGGCCGGCAGATTGGCGACATGGCGGGCTTCACCTATATGGAGTACATCGTGCCGGGGCTGATCATGATGTCGGTGATCACCAACTCCTACGGCAACGTGGTGTCGAGCTTCTTCGGCAGCAAGTTCCAGCGCTCCATTGAGGAGCTGATGGTCTCGCCGGTGTCGCCGCATATCATTCTTACCGGCTATGTGGTGGGTGGCGTGCTGCGGGGTTTGGCGGTGGGCTTTATCGTTACCTTATTGTCGCTGTTCTTCACCAAGTTGCAGGTGCATCACCTGGGTATCACCGTGCTGGTGGTGTTGCTGACAGCGACCATCTTCTCCCTTGGCGGTTTTATCAACGCCGTGTTTGCGCGCAACTTTGACGATATTTCGATTATTCCAACCTTTGTACTGACGCCGCTGACTTACCTGGGCGGGGTGTTCTACTCCATTACCCTGCTGCCGCCATTCTGGCAGACGGTATCGCTGGCCAACCCGGTGTTGCACATGGTCAACGCTTTCCGTTACGGCATTCTTGGGGTGTCGGATATCCGTATCGGGGTGGCGATCAGTTTTATGCTGGTGGCCACCGCGGTGCTCTACGGCGTGTGTATCCGCCTGTTGGTTAGCGGCCGGGGTATGCGCCAGTAG